A genomic window from Polaribacter gangjinensis includes:
- a CDS encoding TonB-dependent receptor translates to MKKILVVFFCMNVFWAFSQKCTYNIQGTIVDFHDGTAIDNATILIKNTNKFAVSDSEGNFTIANVCNGKITLVISHIGCKTSEKTIKIDRNYKGKFLLEHHSEELEEVTLKGKIVVKKVTSLSETVLSKKILENYSAASLGDALKEIAGVSSINTGNAIVKPMINGMHSSRIIVMNNGVRLQDQEWGIEHAPNIDLNSSENVSVIKGAGALAFGSDAIGGVVILNPKNPIRKDSLFGSTITSFQTNGNAYNIATSLHKTYKNGYFLDANATHKRFGDFRAPDYFLTNTGSASTAFSLNAGYKTFETGWNIFVSSVANEIGILGASHIGGIQDLVNALNSQQPLIQNDFSYTIDNPKQDVTHFIAKVSYFKRFQNIGKLTLQYDFQENQRFEYDRRIGENRFIPAVDLNLQTHTATADFLFDAKNSWTFQSGMLFRFQENVANPATGVRRLIPDYQKTDVGVYTTIKHEFSENWLFDAGLRYDFNFYGVKKFYQTSRWNALGYDVLFPELVIQDLGTQLLTNPELSFHNFAISLGAKRTLSDENSLLFNYTMATRPPNISELFSDGLHHSAARIELGSLTLNSEKSNRFSMSFLRENSSSKWQIDTYVNAIQDYIFIAPNGTEQTIRGAFPKWEYRQTDAILFGFDINIQKEFSENWGYSLNTSYIYAQDTENKMPIIDMPPFQMRNSISYKNTDWHGFSSTLISEFVGRQNRFPDFNFNQFIAKTNTTVLVDISTPPNAYHLFHINNTLNFDWGKHSKIQVSLNINNLLNTSYRNYLNRLRFFADDLGRNFQLQIKINY, encoded by the coding sequence ATGAAAAAAATACTCGTCGTGTTTTTTTGCATGAATGTCTTTTGGGCATTCAGTCAAAAATGCACCTATAACATACAAGGAACTATTGTAGATTTCCATGATGGAACTGCCATTGACAATGCAACCATTTTAATAAAAAACACCAATAAATTTGCTGTTTCTGACAGTGAAGGGAATTTTACTATCGCCAATGTTTGCAATGGAAAAATTACCTTGGTTATTTCGCATATTGGTTGTAAAACTTCCGAAAAAACCATCAAAATTGATAGAAATTATAAAGGAAAATTTTTATTAGAACATCATTCAGAAGAACTAGAAGAAGTTACTTTAAAAGGAAAAATAGTGGTCAAAAAAGTGACATCACTTTCAGAAACTGTGTTATCTAAAAAAATATTAGAAAACTACAGTGCTGCTTCTTTGGGTGATGCTTTGAAAGAAATTGCGGGAGTTTCATCAATCAATACTGGAAATGCAATTGTAAAACCCATGATCAATGGGATGCACAGCAGCAGAATTATTGTGATGAACAATGGAGTTCGTTTGCAAGACCAAGAATGGGGAATTGAACATGCACCAAACATCGATTTGAATTCTTCTGAAAACGTTTCTGTCATTAAAGGTGCAGGAGCTTTGGCTTTTGGAAGTGATGCTATTGGTGGAGTTGTGATTTTAAATCCCAAAAATCCTATCAGAAAAGATTCGCTTTTTGGAAGCACAATAACTAGTTTTCAAACCAATGGAAATGCCTATAATATTGCTACTTCATTGCATAAAACGTATAAAAACGGCTATTTTTTAGATGCCAATGCTACTCACAAACGTTTTGGAGATTTTAGAGCGCCTGATTATTTTTTAACAAATACAGGATCAGCTTCTACAGCATTTTCGTTGAATGCTGGTTATAAAACTTTTGAAACTGGCTGGAATATTTTTGTGAGTTCTGTTGCAAATGAAATTGGGATTTTAGGAGCTTCGCATATTGGTGGAATTCAGGATTTGGTGAATGCGTTAAACAGTCAACAACCTTTGATTCAGAATGATTTTAGCTACACTATTGATAATCCAAAGCAAGATGTGACTCATTTTATAGCCAAAGTAAGTTATTTTAAACGCTTTCAAAATATTGGAAAATTAACGTTGCAATATGATTTTCAAGAAAATCAACGTTTTGAATATGATCGTAGAATTGGCGAAAATCGATTTATTCCTGCTGTAGACTTGAATTTACAAACACATACTGCAACTGCCGATTTTTTGTTTGATGCCAAAAATTCATGGACTTTTCAATCAGGAATGTTGTTTCGTTTTCAAGAAAATGTGGCAAATCCTGCAACTGGTGTGCGTCGTTTAATTCCTGATTATCAAAAAACAGATGTTGGGGTTTACACAACCATCAAACATGAATTTTCAGAAAATTGGTTGTTTGATGCTGGTTTGCGCTATGATTTTAATTTTTATGGTGTAAAAAAGTTTTATCAAACAAGTCGTTGGAATGCTTTAGGATATGACGTGTTGTTTCCTGAGTTGGTAATTCAGGATTTAGGAACGCAATTATTGACAAATCCGGAGTTGAGTTTTCACAATTTCGCGATTTCTTTGGGTGCTAAAAGAACACTTTCTGATGAAAATTCGTTATTATTCAACTATACAATGGCAACAAGACCTCCAAACATTTCAGAATTGTTTAGTGATGGTTTGCATCATTCAGCAGCAAGAATCGAGTTAGGTTCTTTAACATTGAATTCAGAAAAATCGAATCGTTTTTCAATGTCTTTTTTAAGAGAGAATAGTTCTTCAAAATGGCAAATTGATACGTATGTAAATGCCATTCAAGATTATATTTTCATTGCTCCAAATGGCACAGAACAAACCATAAGAGGCGCTTTTCCAAAGTGGGAATATCGTCAAACAGATGCAATCTTGTTTGGTTTTGACATCAATATTCAAAAAGAATTTTCAGAAAATTGGGGATATTCTTTAAATACTTCTTACATCTATGCACAAGACACTGAAAACAAAATGCCTATTATTGATATGCCTCCTTTTCAAATGAGAAATTCGATAAGTTACAAAAACACTGATTGGCATGGATTTTCAAGCACCTTAATTAGCGAGTTTGTAGGTAGACAAAATCGTTTTCCTGATTTTAATTTCAATCAATTTATTGCAAAAACAAACACGACAGTTTTAGTAGATATTAGTACGCCACCAAATGCGTATCATCTGTTTCATATCAACAATACCCTAAATTTTGATTGGGGAAAACACTCCAAAATTCAGGTGAGTTTAAACATCAATAATCTTTTAAACACTTCTTACCGAAATTATCTGAACAGACTTCGATTTTTTGCAGATGATTTGGGAAGAAATTTTCAACTTCAAATCAAAATTAATTATTAA
- a CDS encoding branched-chain amino acid transport system II carrier protein, protein MNSFKSKEIWISGFALFSLFFGAGNLILPTSLGLKAGFNWWIVLLGFALTAVFIPILSIFAHAKLQGTLFDFGKKVSPVFSTIFCLLTYTIAIAIPGPRTAAVTHEMAIQPFFDVSPLLTSSIYFGLVFVFVINRSKIIDVIGKFLTPIIVIILLIIIVLAIISSPENNLLPTIKSPFVDGILEGYQTFDAIAGVVVGAVMIVSLNLGNLHTFDEKKNVISKSGLIAGFGLLLIYGGLIFSGFLFSATFPENATRIDILTSLSLQTLGDFGRIFLSVLVALACFTTAVGVVTGTADYIKGICKNSQKAFVITTGICAIIGILVGSFQVDFIIILAVPALMFLYPITIVLIVLNVLPNKYGSKLVFRAVVFTTFLFSIPDFLGFIIDEKYLVTIKNIIPLANNNLGWVLPSLLVFVVVNFWGNNKIDLTEI, encoded by the coding sequence ATGAATTCGTTTAAAAGTAAAGAAATTTGGATTAGTGGATTTGCGCTTTTTTCACTTTTTTTTGGTGCAGGAAATTTAATTTTACCCACTTCTTTGGGTCTAAAAGCAGGCTTTAATTGGTGGATTGTTTTGTTGGGTTTTGCATTAACAGCAGTTTTTATTCCCATTTTATCCATTTTTGCACATGCCAAATTACAAGGAACTTTGTTTGATTTTGGCAAAAAAGTGTCTCCTGTTTTTAGCACTATTTTTTGTTTGCTAACGTATACAATTGCCATTGCAATTCCTGGTCCAAGAACGGCTGCTGTAACACATGAAATGGCTATTCAGCCTTTTTTTGATGTAAGTCCTTTGCTTACAAGTAGTATTTATTTTGGATTGGTGTTTGTTTTTGTCATCAATCGTTCTAAAATTATTGATGTTATTGGAAAATTTTTAACACCAATTATTGTTATCATTTTATTGATAATCATTGTGTTAGCTATTATTTCTTCTCCAGAAAATAACTTGTTACCAACTATAAAAAGTCCTTTTGTAGATGGAATTTTAGAAGGATATCAAACTTTTGATGCCATTGCAGGCGTTGTTGTTGGAGCAGTAATGATTGTTTCTTTAAACTTAGGAAACCTTCACACTTTTGATGAAAAAAAGAATGTCATTTCAAAATCAGGATTGATTGCAGGTTTTGGATTGTTGCTCATTTATGGTGGATTGATTTTTAGTGGCTTTTTATTCAGTGCTACTTTTCCTGAAAATGCCACAAGAATTGATATTTTAACGAGTTTGAGTTTGCAAACTTTGGGTGATTTTGGAAGGATTTTCTTAAGTGTTTTAGTGGCTTTAGCTTGTTTTACAACGGCTGTTGGCGTGGTTACAGGTACTGCAGATTATATAAAAGGAATTTGTAAAAACTCGCAAAAAGCGTTTGTAATTACTACTGGAATTTGTGCGATTATTGGCATTTTAGTAGGCAGTTTTCAAGTAGATTTTATCATCATTTTGGCTGTACCAGCGTTGATGTTTTTATATCCAATTACGATTGTGTTGATTGTATTGAATGTTTTGCCTAATAAATATGGGTCAAAATTGGTTTTTAGAGCAGTTGTTTTCACCACATTTTTATTCAGCATTCCTGATTTTTTAGGATTTATAATTGATGAAAAATATCTAGTAACTATTAAAAATATTATTCCTTTAGCCAACAATAATTTGGGTTGGGTTTTGCCGAGTTTGTTGGTTTTTGTGGTGGTGAATTTTTGGGGCAACAATAAAATTGATTTAACAGAAATTTAA
- a CDS encoding alpha/beta fold hydrolase: MLHYYSYPNANATEWVTFVHGAGGSSSIWYKQVRDFKKEFNVLMLDLRGHGNSKPSLKDTFNPKYTFETITNDIVEVIEHLQIQKSHFIGISLGTILIRNLAEMRPDLVQSMILGGAIIKLDVRSQILMKIGNIFKSVVPYMFLYKLFAFIIMPKKNHKKSRLLFVNEAKKLYQKEFLRWFKLTAEINPLLRFFRAKDIKIPTLYIMGAEDHLFLPSIKHVVSEHLSSTLFVIENCGHVVNVEKPATFNVQTIRFIQSLA, encoded by the coding sequence TTGCTACACTATTATTCATATCCAAATGCAAACGCCACAGAATGGGTTACTTTTGTGCATGGTGCAGGAGGAAGCAGTTCTATTTGGTACAAACAAGTGCGTGATTTTAAAAAAGAATTCAATGTATTGATGTTGGATTTGCGTGGTCATGGAAATAGCAAACCGAGTTTAAAAGACACCTTCAATCCGAAATATACTTTCGAAACAATTACGAATGATATTGTAGAGGTAATTGAACATTTACAGATTCAAAAATCACATTTTATTGGCATTTCTTTAGGGACAATTCTCATTAGAAATTTGGCAGAAATGCGTCCTGATTTAGTGCAAAGTATGATTTTGGGTGGTGCCATTATCAAATTGGATGTTCGCTCTCAAATCTTGATGAAAATTGGAAATATTTTCAAATCAGTTGTGCCTTATATGTTTTTATACAAGTTGTTTGCATTTATCATAATGCCCAAAAAGAATCACAAAAAATCACGTTTGTTATTTGTAAATGAAGCCAAAAAACTATATCAAAAAGAGTTTTTACGATGGTTTAAATTGACGGCTGAAATCAATCCTTTACTGCGTTTTTTTAGAGCGAAAGACATTAAAATCCCCACTTTATACATTATGGGTGCTGAAGATCATTTGTTTTTGCCATCTATCAAACATGTTGTTTCTGAGCATCTTAGTTCAACACTTTTTGTAATTGAAAATTGTGGTCATGTTGTAAATGTTGAAAAACCTGCAACATTCAATGTACAAACGATTCGTTTTATCCAATCTTTGGCGTAA
- a CDS encoding aminopeptidase P family protein, whose translation MKYHPINASLFIKNRKNFASQMKPNSLAIFNSNDIYPTSADGTMPFEQHRDIFYLSGVDQEESVLMIFPDCPNHELREVLFVRETNDHIAVWEGEKLTKEAAFATSGIKTVFWLQELEKVLFEMASYCDTFYINTNEHYRAKVETETREDRFTKWLLAKYPAHSVAKSNPILQRLRSVKDAIELDLMQQACNITEKGFRRLLQFVKPGVWEYEIEAELLHEFVRNRSKGFAYTPIIASGNNANVLHYIENNQECKAGDLLLLDVAAEYANYKSDLTRTIPVSGRFTERQKAVYNAVNNVKKEATKMLVPGVFWKEYHVEVGKIMTSELLKLGLIDKADVHNEDPKWPAYKKYFMHGTSHHIGLDTHDYGLIHEPIKANMVFTVEPGIYIPKEGFGIRLEDDVVVQEKGEPFNLMKNIPIEADEIEDLMNQK comes from the coding sequence ATGAAATACCACCCAATAAACGCATCACTTTTTATTAAAAACCGCAAAAATTTTGCTTCTCAAATGAAGCCAAATAGTTTGGCAATTTTTAATTCGAATGATATTTATCCTACAAGTGCAGATGGCACCATGCCTTTTGAACAACATAGAGATATTTTTTATTTGAGTGGTGTAGATCAAGAAGAAAGTGTATTAATGATTTTTCCTGATTGTCCAAATCATGAATTGCGTGAAGTACTTTTTGTGCGCGAAACCAATGATCATATTGCAGTTTGGGAAGGTGAAAAACTAACTAAAGAAGCTGCCTTTGCAACTTCTGGAATAAAAACCGTTTTTTGGTTGCAAGAATTGGAAAAAGTGTTGTTTGAAATGGCTTCTTATTGCGATACTTTTTACATCAATACCAACGAACATTACCGTGCAAAAGTAGAAACTGAAACGCGTGAAGATCGCTTTACAAAATGGTTGTTGGCAAAATATCCTGCACATAGTGTTGCAAAAAGCAATCCAATATTGCAACGTTTGCGTTCTGTAAAAGATGCTATTGAGTTGGATTTGATGCAACAAGCATGCAACATCACTGAAAAAGGTTTTCGCAGATTGTTGCAATTTGTAAAACCGGGAGTTTGGGAATATGAGATAGAGGCTGAATTGCTGCACGAATTTGTAAGAAATCGCTCTAAAGGGTTTGCATACACACCTATTATTGCTTCAGGCAACAATGCAAATGTGTTGCATTACATCGAAAATAATCAAGAGTGTAAAGCTGGTGATTTATTATTGCTAGATGTTGCTGCAGAATATGCCAATTATAAGAGTGATTTAACGAGAACAATTCCGGTTTCTGGACGTTTTACTGAAAGACAAAAAGCGGTGTACAATGCTGTAAATAATGTAAAAAAAGAAGCTACAAAAATGTTAGTTCCTGGCGTTTTTTGGAAAGAATATCATGTAGAAGTTGGTAAAATCATGACCTCAGAATTGCTAAAATTAGGGTTGATAGACAAAGCAGATGTTCATAATGAAGACCCAAAATGGCCTGCCTATAAAAAATATTTTATGCACGGAACAAGTCATCATATTGGTTTAGACACGCATGATTATGGTTTGATTCACGAACCCATAAAAGCAAATATGGTGTTTACTGTTGAGCCTGGAATTTACATCCCAAAAGAAGGTTTTGGAATTCGTTTAGAAGATGATGTGGTTGTACAAGAAAAAGGTGAACCTTTCAATTTGATGAAAAATATTCCGATTGAAGCAGATGAAATTGAAGATTTGATGAATCAGAAATAA
- a CDS encoding DEAD/DEAH box helicase: protein MPFKSLGLTAAFVKAVEEKGYTTPSPIQQKAIPHILEGKDVLASAQTGTGKTASFTLPVLQYLTETKHPKFRPLRALVLTPTRELAAQVYENIKEYSKYVNIKSGVVFGGVNITSQKAMLKYGVDILVATPGRLLDLHEQNSVSFKRIDVLILDEADRMLDMGFARDLNKLISFMPVKRQNLMFSATFSPEIRKLAEGILNNPVSVAAEPQNSTAVKVTHKVYKIDKNKKTDFMIQLIKNNDWQQILVFTRTKHGANKLTEKLIKSNISAAAIHGNKSQGARTKALKTFKENSIKVLVATDIAARGLDIPLLPHVINFELPNVPEDYVHRIGRTGRAGAAGEAISLVCSEETEYQNEIEKLLNEKLDSEIVKGFEPTDTAEPKRAATQSKGSFGKKKKASNTTTPEVKSIKKKGFFGRKKPGNSAPKKKF, encoded by the coding sequence ATGCCATTCAAATCTTTAGGATTAACAGCTGCATTTGTAAAAGCAGTAGAAGAAAAAGGATATACAACTCCTTCTCCCATTCAACAAAAAGCAATTCCACATATTTTAGAAGGAAAAGATGTACTAGCATCTGCACAAACTGGAACTGGAAAAACAGCAAGTTTTACACTGCCAGTTTTACAATATTTAACCGAAACAAAACATCCAAAGTTCAGACCTTTGCGCGCTTTAGTTTTAACGCCTACAAGAGAATTGGCTGCTCAAGTATATGAAAACATCAAAGAGTACAGTAAATATGTGAATATAAAATCGGGAGTTGTTTTTGGTGGCGTAAATATTACTTCGCAAAAAGCAATGCTCAAATATGGGGTTGATATTTTGGTGGCGACTCCAGGAAGATTATTGGATTTGCATGAACAAAACTCAGTATCATTCAAACGAATTGATGTCTTGATTTTAGATGAGGCTGACAGAATGTTAGACATGGGTTTTGCAAGAGATTTAAATAAACTCATCAGTTTTATGCCTGTAAAGCGTCAAAATTTGATGTTTTCTGCAACTTTTTCTCCTGAAATTCGAAAATTAGCGGAAGGAATTTTAAACAATCCTGTTTCTGTTGCTGCTGAACCACAAAATTCAACAGCCGTAAAAGTGACACACAAAGTATATAAAATCGATAAAAACAAGAAAACGGATTTTATGATTCAACTCATAAAAAACAATGATTGGCAACAAATATTGGTTTTTACGCGCACAAAACATGGCGCAAACAAATTGACTGAAAAATTGATAAAATCAAACATTTCTGCAGCTGCAATACATGGAAATAAAAGTCAAGGTGCAAGAACAAAAGCCTTGAAAACTTTCAAAGAAAATTCTATAAAAGTATTGGTTGCAACTGACATTGCTGCTCGTGGTTTGGATATTCCTTTATTACCTCATGTAATCAATTTCGAATTGCCAAATGTTCCTGAGGATTATGTACACAGAATTGGAAGAACTGGAAGAGCAGGTGCTGCAGGAGAAGCAATTTCATTGGTTTGTAGTGAAGAAACTGAATATCAAAATGAGATTGAAAAACTACTCAATGAAAAATTAGATTCAGAAATTGTAAAAGGTTTTGAACCTACAGATACTGCAGAGCCTAAAAGAGCTGCAACTCAAAGCAAAGGTTCGTTTGGAAAAAAGAAAAAAGCATCAAATACGACAACTCCAGAGGTAAAATCAATTAAAAAGAAAGGTTTTTTTGGGCGAAAAAAACCAGGAAATTCAGCTCCTAAAAAGAAGTTTTAA
- a CDS encoding GlsB/YeaQ/YmgE family stress response membrane protein — MDGIIYTIIIGAVCGYIADVLMSDNGYGLLVSIIIGIAGSFVGTWAFGELGIKVGSGVVSDIIKGASGAIIILFVLGLFKRGLSKKR, encoded by the coding sequence ATGGATGGTATTATTTACACAATTATTATTGGAGCTGTCTGCGGATATATTGCAGATGTATTAATGAGTGACAACGGTTATGGACTTTTAGTAAGCATTATTATTGGTATTGCAGGAAGTTTTGTTGGAACCTGGGCTTTTGGTGAATTAGGTATTAAAGTAGGAAGTGGTGTAGTGAGTGATATAATTAAAGGAGCTTCTGGTGCAATCATTATTTTGTTTGTTTTAGGACTTTTTAAACGTGGACTTTCTAAAAAAAGATAA